From the Candidatus Peregrinibacteria bacterium genome, one window contains:
- a CDS encoding thrombospondin type 3 repeat-containing protein yields the protein MKTKHLFSVVFVFLVSFELISPLHVSAEGMLDMACFREKSSVDPASSGTVEVRVFPGNHLFFAQDNMPLSFRTYQYGKDAPLDVKIVNISGIDSAKEKEQKYLLDGNNSTSLEFDPYSEEPREIVIDAGMLLMPRSFHFELQYVGKQIPFFSVSRDGKTFISVSDVKQHSFRFLKIRFENSGSSDSTKNTLSVSEISLSVPEKNTYVVALKNSYPFDIFSGFDCEQDDAFRKTINALDRQSQNTSFRVDIDTEVFDVQFSPNPTYNLDRDGDGITNDEDNCPLVSNVDQKDGDGDLVGDACDLDRDRKNFSERDADGDGIGDSSDNCPYLYNPRQLDGNADRRGDICSDDDNDGIIGEKDNCPTISNSNQKDINANGIGDACEFDQDDDGIFDSIDNCVHTKNPDQVDADNDQIGDACDNCEKYNPQQRDVNGNGVGDTCEEAENYQKSNDDDADGVLNISDNCRNISNPDQVDTDNDQIGDKCDNCPLLQNNDQTDEDQNGVGDFCEDSDQDGIVGYLDNCLRITNADQKDSDNDNIGDVCEDEDDDGIPAVFDNCPFQYNVDQKDVDHDTIGDACDTTDNRFLESNKWVVVGIIVALTAIFGVLIVGLIRKIHS from the coding sequence ATGAAGACAAAACACTTGTTTTCTGTAGTTTTTGTTTTTTTGGTTTCTTTCGAGTTAATAAGTCCACTGCATGTAAGTGCAGAAGGAATGCTCGACATGGCGTGTTTTCGGGAAAAATCATCAGTCGATCCAGCTTCAAGTGGAACCGTGGAGGTTCGCGTTTTTCCTGGGAATCACCTTTTTTTCGCACAAGACAATATGCCTTTGTCTTTTCGAACATACCAATACGGAAAAGATGCGCCTTTAGATGTGAAAATAGTAAACATTAGTGGCATCGATTCCGCAAAAGAAAAAGAGCAAAAGTATCTGTTGGATGGAAATAATAGTACATCACTGGAATTTGATCCCTATTCAGAAGAACCAAGGGAAATAGTGATCGATGCCGGCATGTTGCTTATGCCAAGAAGTTTTCATTTCGAATTGCAATATGTGGGAAAGCAAATTCCCTTCTTTTCGGTGTCACGAGACGGGAAAACATTTATTTCAGTATCCGATGTAAAACAGCATTCATTTCGCTTTTTGAAAATCCGATTTGAAAACTCAGGGTCTAGTGATTCCACAAAAAATACTCTTTCGGTAAGTGAGATTTCCCTTTCAGTCCCCGAAAAAAATACTTACGTTGTTGCTCTCAAAAACAGTTATCCCTTTGATATTTTTAGTGGATTTGATTGTGAGCAAGATGATGCGTTCCGAAAAACCATTAATGCCCTTGATCGACAATCGCAAAATACTTCTTTTCGTGTTGATATTGATACGGAAGTATTTGATGTTCAGTTTTCCCCAAACCCAACATATAATTTAGATCGAGATGGCGATGGTATTACGAATGACGAAGATAACTGTCCTCTTGTTTCAAATGTAGATCAAAAGGATGGTGACGGTGATCTTGTCGGAGATGCATGCGATCTTGATAGAGATCGGAAAAATTTCTCCGAACGAGATGCTGATGGTGATGGAATTGGGGATAGTTCCGATAACTGTCCGTACCTCTATAATCCACGTCAGCTCGATGGAAATGCCGATAGAAGAGGGGATATATGCTCCGATGATGATAACGACGGAATTATTGGAGAGAAAGATAATTGCCCAACGATTTCCAATTCAAACCAAAAGGATATTAACGCCAACGGCATTGGAGATGCGTGTGAATTTGATCAGGATGATGACGGTATTTTTGACAGCATTGACAACTGTGTTCACACGAAAAATCCCGATCAAGTAGATGCGGACAACGACCAAATTGGAGATGCGTGTGACAACTGTGAGAAGTACAATCCTCAACAACGAGATGTGAATGGAAATGGAGTAGGAGATACATGTGAAGAAGCGGAAAACTACCAAAAAAGCAACGATGACGATGCTGATGGTGTTCTCAATATTTCCGATAATTGTCGAAATATTTCCAATCCCGATCAAGTTGATACAGATAACGACCAAATTGGAGACAAGTGTGATAACTGCCCACTTCTCCAAAATAACGATCAGACAGATGAAGACCAAAACGGTGTTGGTGATTTTTGTGAAGACAGTGACCAAGATGGTATTGTGGGGTATCTCGATAATTGTTTGAGGATTACCAACGCCGATCAGAAAGATTCGGATAATGACAATATTGGAGATGTGTGTGAAGACGAAGACGATGATGGCATTCCAGCGGTTTTTGACAATTGTCCGTTTCAATACAATGTGGACCAAAAAGATGTTGATCACGATACGATAGGGGATGCTTGTGATACCACGGATAATCGATTCCTTGAGTCGAACAAGTGGGTTGTTGTTGGTATTATTGTTGCTTTGACTGCGATATTTGGTGTTCTTATTGTTGGGCTTATTCGGAAAATTCACTCTTAA